From the genome of Hathewaya histolytica, one region includes:
- a CDS encoding ABC transporter ATP-binding protein, producing MIKIKDLCKTYDNGAIKVKALENVNLEVNRGEFISIIGSSGSGKSTLLHLIGGLDTYKEGSITVDEIEVENLSDEGLSKYRREKVGFIFQFFNLIPILNVEDNISLPVRAAKKKVDLEYMNELIEILDLKDRVKHRPTQLSGGQQQRVAIARALLSKPSIILADEPTGNLDSKNSKEVIDLLNYASSKYNQTVLMVTHDREIASKAKRIIEMKDGLIVKDTKLIV from the coding sequence TTGATAAAAATAAAAGATCTTTGTAAAACTTATGATAATGGCGCCATAAAAGTAAAGGCATTAGAAAATGTTAATTTAGAAGTAAATAGAGGGGAATTTATTTCTATAATAGGCTCCAGTGGTTCAGGAAAAAGCACATTGCTACATCTTATAGGTGGACTAGATACATATAAAGAAGGTAGCATAACTGTAGATGAGATAGAAGTTGAGAATTTAAGTGATGAAGGACTCTCTAAATATCGTAGAGAAAAAGTAGGTTTTATATTTCAATTTTTTAATTTAATTCCTATATTAAATGTAGAAGATAATATAAGTCTTCCAGTTAGGGCAGCTAAAAAAAAAGTTGATTTAGAGTATATGAATGAATTAATAGAAATATTAGATCTTAAAGATAGAGTAAAACATCGTCCAACACAGTTATCAGGTGGACAACAACAGAGGGTTGCAATTGCAAGAGCACTTTTAAGTAAGCCCAGTATTATATTAGCAGATGAACCTACAGGAAACTTAGATAGTAAAAATTCCAAGGAAGTTATAGATTTACTAAATTATGCCTCCTCAAAATACAATCAAACAGTATTAATGGTTACACATGACAGAGAAATCGCAAGTAAAGCTAAAAGGATAATAGAAATGAAAGATGGATTAATCGTAAAAGATACAAAATTGATAGTATAA
- a CDS encoding ABC transporter permease — MKNYILDLVTNNIRYEKKKYFFLFLGIVLSVVLCSSVLLLVRNINNYQLRDKVKATGDYQLSFIKTNEKVIDSLKKDHKIDRNSLSVLMLELDNKVSEIKNLRVDLVHGNKEAYKNLLSKMEIKEGDLPRTSKEVIMEQWVARRNNLKIGDQISINIDDKKLSYKLVGLYQNFESSQYNEKINIYTMLNQVNDRPWKRDKVLNIYFKLKENVSIRDNMEKYKSLDKEGFKINEAAVKLAQGEKTWGENDNIAIVLIVPITIISIMMILNIFNIGILQRVKFFGMLKMIGLSQWDIKKIVLLEAIILGILAYPVGIGISIILVKYILPLLKLSYIVGDSIYIYKDILLVTGIISIIIVIIAAYFPARFASKLSPMEAVFNQIEDSKEEMVKKTFKNNVILDMANTNIKRNKKRYIITLLSIMVSVSLLVVYSSYYSMVKYIVGMQIKEESLISTKIFKGENTKERSFKAIHEEIENMPYIKNIYKIYNSLEGEVDFKDSMSGNARIQIYDSRRLESINKEKYFINGHIDYNNMKSGEEVLLIHKDYKTAKDIKPGTFVKFKFKDKLYDVKVSGILNSPPYEIKNQFMNKYSKADMVLIISDEFAKKILGSNLNVEGYDIVRDEKKLDQYKNKINEIISLNPDVKWVEIDDNRNRIDDFLGQLNLLMIVFIGFILFIAFLNLFNTINTNIITRKREIGVLKAIGLSSKQVNSMIYLEGIICSLKGTIYGMVISLVFVYFIKFVQMKGSKWNIPTMVLVFPFIFSILIGYLSAKIPMRNINSNSVIGLINVEEC; from the coding sequence GTGAAGAATTACATATTGGATTTAGTTACAAATAATATTAGATACGAAAAGAAAAAATATTTTTTTCTTTTTTTAGGAATAGTTTTATCGGTAGTTCTATGTAGCTCAGTGCTACTATTAGTAAGGAATATTAATAATTATCAACTTAGAGATAAGGTTAAGGCAACTGGAGATTATCAGTTGTCATTTATAAAAACTAATGAAAAAGTAATAGATTCCTTAAAAAAAGATCATAAGATAGATAGAAATAGTTTATCCGTACTAATGTTAGAGCTGGATAATAAGGTATCAGAAATTAAAAATCTAAGAGTTGATTTAGTACATGGAAATAAAGAGGCTTATAAGAATTTACTTTCAAAAATGGAAATAAAAGAAGGTGATCTTCCACGAACATCTAAGGAAGTAATTATGGAACAATGGGTGGCTAGGAGAAATAACCTAAAAATAGGAGATCAGATTTCCATAAATATAGATGATAAAAAATTAAGTTACAAATTAGTAGGATTATATCAAAATTTTGAGTCATCCCAGTACAATGAGAAAATTAATATTTACACCATGTTGAATCAGGTAAATGATAGACCTTGGAAGAGAGACAAGGTATTAAATATATATTTTAAGCTAAAAGAAAATGTTTCTATAAGAGATAATATGGAGAAATATAAAAGTCTAGATAAAGAAGGCTTTAAAATAAATGAGGCAGCAGTTAAGTTAGCTCAGGGTGAAAAAACTTGGGGAGAAAATGACAATATAGCTATTGTATTAATAGTACCCATAACGATTATCTCAATAATGATGATACTAAATATATTTAATATAGGAATACTTCAAAGGGTAAAGTTCTTCGGAATGTTAAAAATGATAGGATTATCACAATGGGATATTAAGAAAATTGTATTATTAGAAGCAATAATTCTAGGAATACTAGCATATCCCGTTGGCATAGGAATATCTATTATACTGGTGAAATATATATTGCCATTATTAAAACTAAGTTATATAGTAGGGGACAGTATATATATTTATAAAGACATACTACTAGTTACGGGAATTATATCTATCATAATAGTAATAATCGCTGCATATTTTCCAGCAAGGTTCGCATCGAAATTATCACCGATGGAAGCAGTTTTCAATCAGATAGAGGATTCCAAAGAAGAAATGGTGAAAAAGACCTTTAAGAATAATGTAATACTAGACATGGCCAATACTAATATTAAAAGAAATAAGAAAAGATATATAATAACACTACTCTCTATAATGGTAAGTGTAAGTTTATTAGTAGTTTATAGTAGTTATTATAGCATGGTTAAATATATAGTTGGCATGCAGATAAAAGAAGAGTCATTAATAAGTACTAAGATTTTTAAAGGTGAAAATACAAAAGAAAGATCATTTAAAGCAATCCATGAAGAGATAGAAAATATGCCATATATAAAAAATATATATAAGATATATAATTCACTAGAAGGAGAAGTAGACTTTAAAGATTCAATGAGTGGGAATGCAAGAATTCAAATTTATGATAGTAGGAGACTAGAAAGTATAAACAAAGAAAAATACTTTATAAACGGACATATTGACTATAATAATATGAAAAGCGGGGAAGAGGTATTACTAATACACAAGGACTACAAAACAGCTAAAGATATTAAACCTGGCACTTTTGTTAAGTTTAAATTTAAGGATAAGTTATATGATGTGAAGGTATCTGGTATTTTAAATTCCCCTCCTTATGAAATTAAAAATCAATTTATGAACAAGTATTCTAAAGCAGATATGGTTTTAATTATTAGTGATGAATTTGCAAAGAAAATTTTAGGGAGTAATTTGAATGTTGAGGGATATGACATTGTTAGAGATGAAAAAAAGTTAGATCAGTATAAAAATAAAATTAATGAAATAATAAGTTTAAATCCTGATGTGAAGTGGGTAGAAATTGATGACAATAGAAACAGGATAGATGATTTTTTAGGTCAATTAAATCTATTGATGATAGTATTCATAGGATTTATATTATTTATAGCATTCTTAAATTTATTTAATACAATAAATACGAATATAATTACTAGAAAAAGAGAAATTGGAGTGCTAAAGGCAATAGGACTATCTTCTAAACAGGTAAACTCTATGATATATTTAGAAGGAATTATTTGCTCACTTAAGGGTACTATATATGGAATGGTAATATCCTTAGTTTTTGTTTATTTTATAAAATTTGTTCAAATGAAAGGGTCAAAATGGAATATTCCAACTATGGTTTTAGTGTTTCCTTTTATATTTTCAATACTTATAGGATATCTTTCAGCTAAGATACCTATGAGAAATATAAACTCAAATAGTGTTATAGGATTAATCAATGTGGAAGAGTGCTAA
- a CDS encoding ABC transporter ATP-binding protein — translation MSLIELKDINKIYGFGDSRIEALKNIDLNIEKGDMIAIMGASGSGKSTLLNILGCLDKPNSGSYLLDGKEISKLTKNEQASLRGNFFGFIVQYFALIEDYSVFENVKIPLDYTKISKKEKKERIIKLLKNLGIEDKISRNPNQLSGGQNQRVAIARALVNNPQVILADEPTGALDTKTSEEVMEIFKNINKEGKTIIIVTHDSTIASQCQKIIHIKDGEIEKILK, via the coding sequence ATGAGTTTAATAGAATTAAAGGATATAAATAAAATTTACGGATTTGGAGACTCCAGGATTGAAGCTCTTAAAAATATAGATCTAAATATAGAAAAAGGGGATATGATAGCTATAATGGGTGCCTCTGGCTCTGGTAAGTCAACACTTTTAAATATACTAGGTTGCTTAGATAAGCCTAATTCTGGAAGCTACTTGTTAGATGGAAAAGAAATTAGTAAACTAACTAAAAATGAGCAAGCCTCCCTAAGAGGAAACTTCTTTGGCTTTATAGTTCAATATTTTGCCCTTATTGAGGATTATAGTGTATTTGAAAATGTAAAAATCCCTCTAGACTATACAAAGATAAGTAAAAAGGAAAAGAAAGAAAGGATAATAAAACTTCTTAAAAATCTTGGTATAGAAGATAAGATTTCTAGAAATCCAAATCAATTATCTGGAGGTCAGAATCAAAGAGTTGCTATAGCTAGGGCTCTTGTTAATAATCCTCAAGTAATTTTAGCAGATGAGCCCACAGGTGCTTTAGATACAAAAACAAGCGAAGAAGTTATGGAAATTTTTAAGAATATAAATAAAGAAGGGAAAACTATTATAATAGTAACCCATGATTCTACTATAGCTAGTCAATGCCAAAAAATCATTCATATAAAAGATGGTGAAATAGAAAAAATACTAAAATAA
- a CDS encoding ABC transporter permease — MIKSFFKKSIFIVITFTVISFIFSICTSLFQSIIEVNKENNFFLSDKSLKLLVQNIPNLDKSDFKAFQSLNKDILMYKDLSKPIYKGIYFSGDKTPNVPMKNGRFFNRTDFQDNKKVAVIGKEVLKECSDIHGKHYLNTETGQYLVIGIMGYKDKKTYLDDSIYLNLNSIFKENELNFSTGSYYIDAGKDTIKTVNKFTTHLKSKYQSANITSFVDDSIESPFMDILRGTANILGLTILIVLCLALNTVSLTTEWIESKQRELAIRKAYGGTDKAISRRIIIEYELIVTTSFILGFILYVISVKLNILGLFNGRIYFLSTLIAFLFCLIVGAITAIIPIKKAMKLEVSSILR; from the coding sequence ATGATTAAATCCTTTTTTAAAAAATCAATTTTTATAGTTATCACTTTCACTGTTATATCCTTCATATTCTCCATATGCACCTCCCTTTTCCAAAGCATAATCGAAGTAAATAAAGAAAATAACTTTTTTTTAAGTGATAAATCCTTAAAATTATTAGTACAAAATATACCGAATCTAGATAAGAGTGATTTTAAAGCCTTTCAAAGTTTAAATAAAGATATACTTATGTATAAAGATCTATCAAAGCCTATATACAAAGGCATTTACTTTAGCGGTGATAAAACGCCTAATGTTCCCATGAAGAATGGTCGCTTTTTTAATAGAACAGATTTTCAAGATAACAAAAAGGTAGCTGTAATTGGTAAGGAAGTATTAAAGGAATGTTCTGATATTCACGGAAAACATTATCTTAATACAGAAACTGGTCAATATTTGGTTATAGGGATTATGGGTTATAAAGATAAAAAAACCTATTTAGATGATTCTATATACCTAAATTTAAATTCAATTTTTAAGGAAAATGAATTAAATTTTAGCACAGGCTCTTATTATATAGATGCTGGAAAAGATACTATTAAAACTGTTAACAAATTTACAACCCACCTTAAAAGTAAGTACCAAAGTGCAAATATAACCAGCTTTGTAGATGATTCAATAGAATCCCCCTTTATGGATATTCTTCGCGGTACAGCTAATATATTAGGGCTAACAATCTTAATAGTACTCTGTCTTGCCCTTAATACTGTAAGCCTAACAACAGAGTGGATAGAAAGTAAACAAAGGGAACTTGCCATAAGGAAGGCATATGGTGGTACTGATAAGGCAATTTCAAGAAGAATAATAATAGAATATGAGCTTATAGTAACTACATCTTTTATTCTAGGATTTATACTCTATGTTATTTCTGTAAAGCTTAATATATTAGGACTTTTTAATGGCCGTATATACTTTTTATCAACTCTTATAGCCTTTCTGTTTTGTTTGATAGTTGGAGCAATTACTGCAATAATTCCTATTAAAAAAGCTATGAAATTAGAAGTATCATCTATTTTAAGATAA